In Aegilops tauschii subsp. strangulata cultivar AL8/78 chromosome 3, Aet v6.0, whole genome shotgun sequence, one genomic interval encodes:
- the LOC109777562 gene encoding paired amphipathic helix protein Sin3-like 3 has translation MKRSREDALAAAGSQPSKRISTSSAAAAVARSDPSPPQPMPPAGSGSALVPAPPPQAVAALPAQPSGGSGAATAAAAAAAGQKLTTNDALVYLKAVKDKFQDNRAKYEEFLEVMRDFKSERIDTNGVIIRVKTLFNGYPELILGFNTFLPKGFAIRLQQDEKKPVDFAEAINFVNKIKSRFQRDEHVYKSFLDILNMYRKDNKSIQDVYHEVAVLFSDHKDLLEEFQHFLPDTSASPQAGTAPRGGLVKREALMPPASRGHIEKPRAFPSHTDRDASVDRPDVDHDRQRQREKNKERKAERERRDYDRDDKDGEQDSKELDVGQRKRKPFPSANLAGAEAHQGGHPEIHGINSASASSYDNKDALKSGYTQEFHFCEKVKEKLEYDAYQEFLKCLHIYSQEIITRSELKNLVSDILQHYPDLMDGFNEFLEHCENIDGFLAGVFSKKQPGRLIKTEDKERDKEHEREDRNRDRDKEREKERERLHPKEGSSQKPSVVKEKYLCKPISELDLSNCQRCTPSYRLLPKNYPMPPAGNKTDLGASVLNDHWVSVTSGSEDYSFKHMRKNQYEESLFRCEDDRFELDMLLESVNAATKRVEELIEKMQDNSVKPESPIRIDEHLTPLNLRCIERLYGDHGLDVMDVLRRNASVALPVILSRLKQKQEEWSRCRSDFNKVWADIYAKNYHKSLDHRSFYFKQQDSKNLSTKSLLTEIKEINEKKRKEDDVLIAIAAGNRRPIVPNMSFEYVDANIHDDLYKIVKYSCGEVCGSDQLDKVMKIWTTFLEPILGIPPRSHGTVDADLTKPKNGITKSGTANMGESNTSPDGVAAQQGHGDESMQQEQAPSAVARLSRLAKGVAADSQNGSHDADRTARRDEEASNAALNEVSAVSTQNMPTGRPAGQHSHMKGNSETTPGVNASKSSHAGVSMAAGARAGHEVLPSTEGGETGKSGSSLNGGATSEGNKGRLFNEAAAPHNTSKVEREEGELSPNGDFEEDNFVPFEDGASKTKEGSTSRTFKVRPGQVEPHAEAAGENDADDEESTQRSTEDSENASEAGEDASGSESGDGEHGSPEDHDEEEDMDHDQDPKAESEGEAEGTTETHDVEGGMSLLGISLPSSERFLYSAKPLAKHVPTSLHGREDRSSHIFYGNDSFYILFRLHQMLYERLLSAKTNSSSAEKKWRTSKDTTPPDLYARFIKALYNLLDGTSDNTKFEDDCRAIIGTQSYVLFTLDKLIYKVVKQLQAIATDEMDSKLLQLYMYEKSRSPGRFFDLVYHENARVLLHDESMYRFECRSSPMRLSIQLMEYGHEKPEVTAVSIEPNFASYLFSEYLSNSSGTMLPEGVFLGRNKRKHSNDGEPSDSLKAMDGIKVANGLECKISCKTSKVSYVLDTEDFLFRLRKRRRLSPGGNVADKSPISKKYDAKVQRFHLFLSKP, from the exons ATGAAGCGCTCCAGGGAggacgcgctcgccgccgccgggtcGCAGCCCAGCAAgcgcatcagcaccagcagcgccgccgccgccgtcgctcgATCCGATCC GTCGCCGCCGCAGCCCATGCCTCCggcggggtcggggtcggcgctggtgccggcgccgccgccccaggccgtgGCCGCCCTGCCGGCGCAGCCGTCCGGCGGGTCTGGGGCCGCcactgctgctgccgccgccgccgccggccagaAGCTGACGACCAACGACGCCCTCGTCTACCTCAAGGCCGTCAAGGACAAGTTCCAGGACAACCGCGCCAAGTACGAGGAGTTCCTCGAGGTCATGCGCGACTTCAAGAGCGAGAG GATCGATACCAACGGGGTGATTATCCGCGTGAAGACCCTCTTCAACGGGTACCCCGAGCTGATCCTCGGGTTCAACACCTTCTTGCCCAAGGGCTTCGCAATCAGGCTGCAGCAGGATGAGAAGAAGCCTGTGGATTTCGCGGAGGCCATCAACTTCGTGAACAAGATAAAG AGTCGGTTCCAGCGTGACGAGCATGTGTACAAGTCCTTCCTGGACATTCTCAACATGTACCGCAAGGATAACAAGTCCATCCAAGATGTTTACCATGAG GTGGCTGTGCTGTTCAGCGACCACAAAGACTTGCTCGAAGAATTCCAGCACTTCTTGCCTGACACCTCAGCGTCTCCGCAAGCAGGGACCGCTCCAAGAGGCGGCTTAGTTAAGCGGGAAGCTCTAATGCCCCCTGCTAGTAGGGGTCACATTGAAAAG CCTAGGGCTTTTCCATCTCATACCGACCGTGACGCCAGTGTCGATCGTCCTGATGTGGACCATGATCGCCAAAGACAACGGGAGAAGAACAAGGAACGCAAGGCAGAAAGAGAGAGAAGGGATTATGATAGAGATGATAAGGATGGTGAACAAGACAGCAAAGAGCTGGATGTTGGCCAGCGTAAGCGCAAACCTTTTCCAAGCGCAAACCTTGCAGGTGCTGAGGCACACCAAGGAGGCCACCCTGAGATTCATGGAATTAATAGTGCCTCTGCCTCATCGTATGATAATAAGGATGCGTTAAAGA GTGGATACACACAGGAGTTCCATTTCTGCGAAAAAGTCAAGGAGAAGCTGGAATATGATGCTTACCAGGAGTTCTTGAAATGTCTTCACATATACAGCCAGGAAATTATTACGAGGAGTGAACTGAAGAACTTG GTGAGCGATATACTACAACACTACCCCGATCTTATGGATGGATTTAATGAATTCTTGGAACATTGTGAAAATATAG ATGGATTTCTGGCTGGAGTCTTCAGTAAAA AGCAACCTGGAAGGCTAATCAAGACAGAGGATAAAGAAAGAGATAAGGAGCATGAGAGGGAGGATAGGAACAGAGATCGGGACAAGGAAAGAGAAAAGGAACGGGAAAGACTACATCCAAAGGAAGGTTCTAGCCAGAAACCCTCGGTTGTCAAAGAGAAGTATCTATGCAAACCAATATCAGAGCTTGATCTCTCAAATTGTCAGCGATGCACTCCAAGTTACCGGCTTCTACCTAAAAAT TACCCAATGCCTCCGGCAGGCAACAAGACTGATCTTGGTGCCTCGGTTCTTAATGATCACTGGGTGTCAGTGACATCAGGGAGTGAAGACTATTCCTTTAAGCACATGCGCAAGAATCAGTATGAAGAAAGTTTATTTAGATGCGAAGATGACAG GTTCGAATTGGATATGCTGTTGGAATCAGTTAATGCAGCAACTAAGCGTGTCGAGGAGTTGATAGAAAAAATGCAAGATAACTCAGTAAAACCAGAAAGCCCAATACGCATCGATGAGCACTTGACTC CTTTGAATCTAAGGTGCATTGAACGGTTATATGGTGACCATGGTCTGGATGTGATGGACGTTCTTCGAAGAAATGCTAGCGTTGCACTGCCTGTTATCTTATCCAGGCTAAAACAAAAGCAGGAGGAATGGTCAAGGTGTCGATCAGATTTCAACAAGGTTTGGGCTGATATTTACGCCAAGAATTATCACAAGTCACTTGATCATCGCAGTTTCTATTTCAAGCAGCAAGACTCGAAGAATCTCAGCACAAAAT CTCTACTGACTGAGATTAAAGAAATTAATgagaagaaaagaaaggaagACGATGTTCTCATTGCTATCGCTGCTGGAAATAGGCGGCCTATAGTTCCCAATATGTCATTTGAGTATGTAGATGCAAATATCCATGATGATCTTTATAAGATCGTGAAGTACTCGTGTGGAGAAGTCTGTGGCTCAGACCAACTGGACAAAGTGATGAAGATTTGGACAACTTTTCTGGAGCCTATTTTGGGCATTCCGCCTCGATCCCACGGTACTGTGGATGCAGATCTAACTAAACCCAAGAATGGGATCACAAAATCTGGTACTGCAAATATGGGGGAAAGCAATACTTCTCCTGATGGAGTTGCTGCCCAGCAAGGCCATGGTGATGAAAGCATGCAACAGGAACAAGCACCATCAGCTGTGGCTAGATTGTCTAGGTTAGCGAAAGGAGTTGCAGCAGACTCCCAAAATGGTTCGCATGATGCAGATCGAACTGCTCGTAGAGATGAGGAAGCATCAAATGCTGCACTAAATGAAGTATCTGCAGTAAGCACCCAGAACATGCCTACCGGGAGACCAGCAGGACAACATAGCCATATGAAGGGAAACTCTGAAACTACGCCAG GAGTGAATGCATCTAAAAGTTCACATGCTGGAGTTAGTATGGCTGCCGGTGCCAGGGCTGGCCATGAAGTATTACCATCTACTGAG GGTGGAGAGACTGGCAAGTCAGGATCATCTTTAAATGGTGGGGCTACCAGCGAGGGTAACAAGGGGCGCCTATTTAATGAAGCTGCTGCGCCCCACAATACTTCGAAAGTTGAAAGAGAGGAAGGTGAATTATCGCCTAATGGAGATTTTGAAGAGGACAATTTTGTGCCTTTCGAAGATGGTGCATCTAAAACAAAGGAAGGCTCTACAAGCAGAACGTTCAAGGTTAGACCTGGTCAGGTGGAACCTCATGCTGAGGCAGCCGGCGAGAAtgatgctgatgatgaggaaAGCACTCAAAGGTCTACCGAGGACAGTGAAAATGCTTCTGAGGCTGGTGAAGATGCATCAGGAAGTGAATCTGGTGACGGTGAGCACGGTTCTCCTGAAGATCATGACGAGGAAGAAGATATGGATCATGATCAGGATCCGAAGGCAGAAAGTGAGGGTGAGGCAGAGGGGACAACTGAGACCCACGACGTTGAAGGAGGAATGTCATTACTTGGAATATCATTACCTTCATCAGAACGCTTTCTGTACTCGGCTAAACCACTGGCCAAGCATGTACCCACATCTTTACATGGCCGGGAAGATAGATCGTCGCATATATTTTATGGGAATGATTCGTTTTACATCTTGTTCAGGCTGCACCAG ATGCTGTATGAAAGACTGCTTTCAGCAAAGACAAACTCTTCAAGTGCTGAAAAGAAATGGAGAACCTCCAAGGATACAACCCCCCCTGACCTATATGCAAG GTTCATAAAGGCACTCTACAACTTGCTTGATGGTACTTCTGATAATACCAAGTTTGAGGATGACTGCCGTGCTATTATCGGGACCCAGTCATACGTTCTCTTTACTTTGGATAAACTGATATACAAAGTTGTGAAGCAG CTTCAAGCTATAGCGACGGATGAAATGGACAGCAAGCTTCTCCAGCTTTATATGTATGAGAAGTCAAGATCCCCTGGGAGGTTCTTTGATCTCGTCTATCATGAAAACGCCCGTGTCCTACTCCATGATGAGAGCATGTATCGATTCGAATGT CGCTCAAGTCCAATGAGGTTGTCTATTCAGCTGATGGAGTATGGTCATGAAAAGCCTGAGGTGACTGCGGTATCCATTGAGCCAAATTTTGCCTCGTATCTTTTCAGCGAGTATCTGTCAAATTCGTCAGGCACGATGTTGCCTGAAGGTGTCTTCCTTGGAAG GAATAAGCGGAAACATTCAAATGATGGCGAGCCTTCAGATTCGTTGAAGGCCATGGATGGTATCAAAGTTGCTAATGGTCTTGAATGCAAGATATCCTGCAAGACGTCTAAG GTCTCCTATGTCCTTGACACTGAAGATTTCTTGTTTCGGTTGAGAAAGAGGAGGAGGCTTTCACCTGGTGGAAATGTGGCCGACAAGTCGCCGATCTCCAAAAAATATGATGCAAAAGTGCAGCGCTTTCATTTATTTCTATCCAAGCCTTAA
- the LOC109777561 gene encoding uncharacterized protein isoform X1: protein MMRPWRRRHAEILNTPRGNNGATMPGADDAFPAESRTTVFFGAVTSKSEPLTFQESLGFVKKVKARNYMLYLSLFDILGRTELSQLEAYQTLQLLFRDHPDLHEGLEKFRPPMPAKHAAVNSNLWPWVFACAAVPLVAMSLIPALGNPVLWLVQQTLGEKMRAA, encoded by the exons ATGATGAGGCCGTGGCGGCGTCGGCACGCGGAGATCCTCAACACTCCTCG AGGCAACAACGGAGCTACTATGCCTGGAGCAGATGATGCGTTTCCGGCAGAGTCGAGGACGACGGTGTTCTTTGGGGCTGTGACATCTAAGTCAGAACCGCTGACCTTTCAAGAGTCCCTCGGATTTGTCAAGAAAGTGAAG GCTCGCAACTACATGCTGTACCTGTCGCTGTTCGACATCCTCGGCAGGACGGAGCTGTCCCAGCTAGAGGCCTACCAAACG CTGCAGCTGCTGTTCCGCGACCACCCGGACCTGCACGAAGGGCTGGAGAAGTTCAGGCCCCCGATGCCCGCCAAGCACGCCGCGGTGAACAGCAACCTCTGGCCGTGGGTGTTTGCGTGCGCCGCCGTCCCGCTGGTTGCGATGAGCCTGATCCCAGCGCTGGGGAACCCGGTGCTGTGGCTCGTGCAGCAGACGCTCGGCGAGAAGATGAGGGCGGCGTGA
- the LOC109777561 gene encoding uncharacterized protein isoform X2, whose product MPGADDAFPAESRTTVFFGAVTSKSEPLTFQESLGFVKKVKARNYMLYLSLFDILGRTELSQLEAYQTLQLLFRDHPDLHEGLEKFRPPMPAKHAAVNSNLWPWVFACAAVPLVAMSLIPALGNPVLWLVQQTLGEKMRAA is encoded by the exons ATGCCTGGAGCAGATGATGCGTTTCCGGCAGAGTCGAGGACGACGGTGTTCTTTGGGGCTGTGACATCTAAGTCAGAACCGCTGACCTTTCAAGAGTCCCTCGGATTTGTCAAGAAAGTGAAG GCTCGCAACTACATGCTGTACCTGTCGCTGTTCGACATCCTCGGCAGGACGGAGCTGTCCCAGCTAGAGGCCTACCAAACG CTGCAGCTGCTGTTCCGCGACCACCCGGACCTGCACGAAGGGCTGGAGAAGTTCAGGCCCCCGATGCCCGCCAAGCACGCCGCGGTGAACAGCAACCTCTGGCCGTGGGTGTTTGCGTGCGCCGCCGTCCCGCTGGTTGCGATGAGCCTGATCCCAGCGCTGGGGAACCCGGTGCTGTGGCTCGTGCAGCAGACGCTCGGCGAGAAGATGAGGGCGGCGTGA